Genomic window (Streptomyces sp. NBC_00078):
CCGTAGCGCGTCCAGGTTGCGCAGCGCCAGCGCGGCCGGTCCCCCGGGGCCGCTCGCCGGTGCCGTGCCTGCCGCCCAGCTCTCGACCGCCACGCGTACGGCGGCGCTGGCGACGGCTGCGGAGAAGCGCTGCGTGGAGGAGTGCCCGGAGCTTGCGGCCGCGTGCTTGCCAACGTTGTCGGAGCCGTCGGACCCACCCCGTCCTGCCAGTACCTCCGCCAGCCTCCCCTCCGTCGTGTGGCACACCTCCGCCCACACCTTGCCCAGCGCGGGGCTGGTGTCGCTCAGGCGGATCAGGGTGCGGACCAGTTCCCAGGAGGCCGCGGAGGCTCCCCGGCCGGGTGTCAGCGTGTGGCGTACGGCGAGCTCCAGGGCCTGCGGGAGGGGCAGGTCCGCGAGGGCTGCGGCCACCGCTTCGGTCCAGCGCTGGGCACCCACCGCATAGAGGGGCGCGACGGCCTCCTCCTTCGACGCGAAATAGCGGTAGAAGGTGCGCGGGGCCACTCCTGCGGCCTGGGCGATGTCCTCGGCGCGGGTGGCGCGAAGTCCCTGTTTCACGAACAGTCCCGCGGCCGCGCGGGCGATGTCCATACGGGTCGCGGCCTTACGTCGCTCGGTGAGGGAGACCTGCGCCGCCTGGGGGGAAGTACGGGGGTTCGATGCGGGGGTGGGGCTGCTCACACCGGCAGGCTATGCCCATGTGGCACAATCTGCCATCCGGCGGGCCACCCCGGCGTTCAGGTACGGGGTGCCCCGCCCATCAGCATGCCCGCGCGAAGAGAACCGGGCCCCGGCACCCGGGGGGAAGGGCGCCGAAGCCCGGCTCAGGGAAAGTCCCGGCACCGGGGGGGTGTGCGACGGGACTTGGTTCAGGGGGCCAACGGGGGGCCTGGACGGGATGGAACGGCGTGGGAGCGCGCGGGACAGCGAGTGACACAGGGCCCGAACTCCTGTGCCCTGAAGTCTTGTTCCCTCGGCTCTGACAGTTGAAGCGGCGTTACATCGCCATGTTTGCGCCGTCTTTCGCCACCCGGCGTGCGCCGCGCCCGGGCGTCGTACGCCACCCGGTCCCCACCGAGCACCGTACGAGCCCCGTCACCGCCCCTGGGCTCACCGCTCCCGGGCCGGCCGCTCTCGGCCTCGGCGGCGCTCCCGAGGCCGATCCCCGCCCCTCGGATTCCCGCCGCCCCTCAGGCCGCCGCCTCGAAGCCCGTGGACCGGGCCAGCTTCTTCAGCTCCAGCAGGGCGTGCTTCTCGATCTGGCGGATGCGCTCGCGGGTCAGGCCGTGCTTCTTGCCGACCTCCGTCAGGGTGCGCTCGCGGCCGTCGTCGATGCCGTAGCGCATCTTGATGATGGAGGCCGTGCGGGGGTCGAGGCGGCCGATGAGGTGGTCGAGTTCCTCGCTGCGCAGCAGGGTCAGGACGGACTGCTCGGGGGAGACCGCCGAGGTGTCCTCCAGGAGGTCGCCGAACTGGGTCTCACCCTCGTCGTCCACCGCCATGTTCAGGGAGACCGGGTCGCGGGCCCAGTCCAGGA
Coding sequences:
- a CDS encoding TetR/AcrR family transcriptional regulator; translated protein: MSSPTPASNPRTSPQAAQVSLTERRKAATRMDIARAAAGLFVKQGLRATRAEDIAQAAGVAPRTFYRYFASKEEAVAPLYAVGAQRWTEAVAAALADLPLPQALELAVRHTLTPGRGASAASWELVRTLIRLSDTSPALGKVWAEVCHTTEGRLAEVLAGRGGSDGSDNVGKHAAASSGHSSTQRFSAAVASAAVRVAVESWAAGTAPASGPGGPAALALRNLDALRDFPWTDLAGVVA